The following coding sequences are from one Melanotaenia boesemani isolate fMelBoe1 chromosome 19, fMelBoe1.pri, whole genome shotgun sequence window:
- the ak1 gene encoding adenylate kinase isoenzyme 1 → MAEKIKDAKIIFVVGGPGSGKGTQCEKIVTKYGYTHLSSGDLLRAEVASGSDRGKQLQAIMQKGELVPLDTVLDMIKDAMIAKADVSKGFLIDGYPREVKQGEEFEKKIGKPCLLLYVDAKAETMVKRLLKRGETSGRSDDNEETIKKRLDLYYKATEPVIAFYEGRGIVRKVDSELPVDDVFAQVSKAIDAL, encoded by the exons ATGGCAG AGAAAATTAAAGACGCTAAGATCATCTTTGTTGTGG GTGGACCTGGCTCTGGAAAAGGCACCCAGTGTGAGAAGATAGTTACAAAGTATGGCTACACTCATCTGTCTTCTGGTGATCTGCTCCGTGCTGAGGTGGCTTCCGGCTCTGATAGGGGCAAACAGCTCCAGGCCATCATGCAGAAAGGAGAGCTTGTACCCCTG GACACAGTTTTAGACATGATTAAGGATGCCATGATCGCCAAGGCTGACGTCTCCAAGGGCTTCCTTATTGATGGCTATCCCCGTGAGGTGAAGCAGGGAGAGGAGTTTGAGAAGAAG ATTGGCAAACCCTGCCTGCTGCTGTACGTTGATGCAAAAGCAGAGACCATGGTCAAGAGACTCTTGAAACGTGGTGAGACCAGCGGCCGTTCTGATGATAATGAAGAGACCATCAAGAAGCGCCTGGACTTGTATTACAAAGCAACTGAGCCAGTCATTGCTTTTTATGAGGGCCGCGGTATTGTCAGGAAG GTGGACTCTGAGCTGCCCGTGGATGATGTCTTCGCTCAGGTCTCCAAGGCTATTGATGCATTGTAG